In Streptomyces sp. NBC_00433, a single genomic region encodes these proteins:
- a CDS encoding CDGSH iron-sulfur domain-containing protein, protein MRNADEHPGSPRPRLVTVERDGPVVVEGPVEVVTDDGTVAVSRRFAVAICTCRRSAAYPWCDASHRARPPGRAAGGGR, encoded by the coding sequence GTGCGGAACGCCGATGAACACCCCGGATCACCGCGACCGCGCCTGGTCACGGTGGAGCGCGACGGCCCCGTCGTGGTCGAGGGCCCGGTCGAGGTCGTCACCGACGACGGCACCGTCGCCGTGTCGCGGCGCTTCGCCGTCGCGATCTGCACCTGCCGGCGCAGCGCCGCCTACCCGTGGTGCGACGCCAGCCACCGCGCCCGCCCGCCCGGTCGCGCGGCGGGCGGCGGGCGATGA
- a CDS encoding methyltransferase produces the protein MPYPASTTQAPAPSPALDRVWRLPGVYRPQADTALLAAALSREIVRGSDVLDVGTGSGALALYASRLGGRVEAVDISWRALAVTRVNALRAGHPIELHRRDICRPAGRAASGRTYDVVVSNPPYVPVPPARDTGPAHRAARAWNAGPDGRQVVDPLCVASARLLRPGGVLLMVHSALCGPQTTVDLLTGLGLSAGVGARARVPLGPVLRSRLPWLRARGLMAVTDDEEELVVIRAERR, from the coding sequence GTGCCCTATCCGGCCTCCACCACGCAAGCGCCAGCCCCGTCGCCCGCGCTTGACCGGGTCTGGCGCCTGCCGGGCGTCTACCGGCCGCAGGCCGACACCGCGCTGCTCGCCGCCGCGCTGAGCCGCGAGATCGTACGCGGCAGCGACGTACTGGACGTCGGCACCGGCAGCGGCGCCCTCGCGCTCTACGCGTCCCGGCTCGGGGGGCGGGTCGAGGCCGTCGACATCTCGTGGCGCGCGCTGGCGGTGACCCGCGTCAACGCCCTGCGCGCCGGACACCCGATCGAATTGCACAGGCGCGACATCTGCCGCCCCGCGGGCCGGGCGGCGAGCGGCCGCACCTACGACGTCGTGGTCAGCAACCCGCCGTACGTCCCCGTGCCCCCCGCCCGGGACACCGGCCCCGCGCACCGGGCCGCCCGCGCCTGGAACGCCGGGCCCGACGGCCGGCAGGTGGTGGACCCGCTGTGTGTCGCGTCAGCGCGGCTGCTGCGTCCCGGCGGGGTGCTCCTGATGGTCCACTCCGCCCTGTGCGGGCCGCAGACCACCGTCGACCTGCTGACCGGCCTCGGCCTGTCCGCCGGCGTCGGAGCCCGCGCCCGCGTCCCGCTCGGGCCGGTGCTGCGCTCCCGGCTGCCCTGGCTGCGCGCCCGCGGCCTGATGGCGGTGACCGACGACGAGGAGGAGCTGGTGGTGATACGTGCGGAACGCCGATGA
- a CDS encoding Xaa-Pro dipeptidyl-peptidase, with amino-acid sequence MLSLTRRSPTHSISVVAAILAALVLVLLAPAAAHAGPGPRAAGSQPVDSYANAVRQSVWVNTGLDGDRDGRPDRVAADIIRPSEPAAAGQRVPVIMDASPYYSCCGRGNESQVKTYGTGGNPVGFPLYYDNYFVPRGYAVVLVDLAGTNRSDGCVDVGGSFDITSAKAVIDWLNGRATAYTSRTGSTTATASWANGSVGMIGKSWDGTIANGVAATGVDGLKTIVDISGISSWYDYYFAQGAALYGSGPDALASEVESSGAQSHCSAEEQALRTGAPRNGDWTSAWQQRDYYADAAKVKASVFVAQGMQDLNVRTKNFGQWWDALAANGVPRKIWLSQTGHVDPFDYRRSAWVDTLQLWFDHYLMGVDNGIQSQPMADIERTPDHWTTDAAWPPSGTAATQLGLLPGTANGLGTLSAGPPPAGGTERYTDNPSQSEDDWAAHADQATAAKVSFTTGVLAADLRLSGGGTVTLTATPSTTSAHLSAVLVDLGPATIRDYEAGAEGITTLSTRSCWGDSTSGDSACYLDTAADTESVQQTVFSRGWADLGHYDPALHGVPLTAGKPYTITVQLASSDHVVPAGHRLALIVAGTDNGLIVAPSTKPAITIDLSRSKANLPLVGGLPALAHALRPGAAVPRATGGPTTAVRSGGPAAALPASQAARLR; translated from the coding sequence GTGCTGTCACTCACGCGGAGATCCCCCACCCACTCGATATCCGTCGTGGCGGCGATCCTCGCCGCCCTGGTCCTCGTCCTCCTCGCCCCGGCCGCCGCGCACGCCGGTCCGGGCCCAAGGGCGGCCGGCAGTCAGCCGGTCGACTCCTACGCCAACGCCGTCCGCCAGTCCGTCTGGGTCAACACCGGCCTCGACGGCGACCGCGACGGCAGACCCGACCGTGTGGCGGCGGACATCATCAGGCCGTCGGAGCCCGCCGCGGCGGGACAGCGGGTCCCGGTGATCATGGACGCCAGCCCCTACTACTCCTGCTGCGGCCGCGGCAACGAGAGCCAGGTCAAGACCTACGGCACGGGCGGGAACCCGGTGGGCTTCCCGCTCTACTACGACAACTACTTCGTGCCGCGCGGCTACGCCGTCGTCCTGGTCGACCTCGCGGGCACCAACCGCTCCGACGGCTGCGTCGACGTCGGCGGCTCCTTCGACATCACCTCCGCCAAGGCCGTCATCGACTGGCTGAACGGCAGAGCCACCGCTTACACCTCGCGTACCGGAAGCACCACCGCCACGGCGAGTTGGGCCAACGGGTCGGTCGGCATGATCGGCAAGAGCTGGGACGGCACCATCGCCAACGGCGTCGCCGCCACGGGCGTCGACGGCCTGAAGACCATCGTCGACATCAGCGGCATCAGCTCCTGGTACGACTACTACTTCGCGCAGGGTGCGGCGCTCTACGGCAGCGGTCCCGACGCGCTCGCCTCCGAGGTCGAGAGCTCCGGCGCGCAGTCCCACTGCTCCGCCGAGGAGCAGGCGCTGCGGACCGGGGCGCCGCGCAACGGCGACTGGACCAGCGCCTGGCAGCAGCGCGACTACTACGCCGACGCGGCCAAGGTGAAGGCCAGCGTCTTCGTCGCGCAGGGGATGCAGGACCTCAACGTACGCACCAAGAACTTCGGGCAGTGGTGGGACGCGCTCGCCGCCAACGGGGTGCCGCGCAAGATATGGCTGTCGCAGACCGGCCACGTCGACCCGTTCGACTACCGGCGGTCCGCCTGGGTCGACACCCTGCAACTCTGGTTCGACCACTACCTGATGGGCGTCGACAACGGCATCCAGAGCCAGCCGATGGCCGACATCGAACGCACCCCCGACCACTGGACCACCGATGCGGCCTGGCCGCCTTCGGGCACCGCCGCGACCCAGCTCGGCCTGCTGCCGGGCACCGCGAACGGCCTCGGCACGCTGAGCGCCGGGCCCCCTCCGGCCGGCGGCACCGAGCGGTACACCGACAACCCGTCGCAGAGCGAGGACGACTGGGCGGCACACGCGGACCAGGCGACCGCGGCCAAGGTCTCGTTCACCACCGGCGTGCTCGCCGCCGACCTGCGGCTGTCCGGCGGCGGCACGGTGACACTGACCGCGACGCCGTCCACCACCAGCGCCCACCTGTCCGCGGTCCTCGTGGACCTCGGCCCGGCGACGATCCGGGACTACGAGGCCGGCGCCGAGGGCATCACGACGCTGAGCACCAGGTCCTGCTGGGGCGACAGCACCTCGGGGGACAGCGCCTGCTACCTCGACACCGCGGCCGACACCGAGAGCGTCCAGCAGACGGTCTTCAGCCGCGGCTGGGCCGACCTCGGGCACTACGACCCGGCGCTGCACGGCGTCCCGCTCACCGCGGGCAAGCCCTACACCATCACCGTCCAGCTGGCCTCCTCCGACCATGTGGTCCCGGCCGGGCACCGGCTCGCACTGATCGTCGCGGGCACCGACAACGGGCTGATCGTCGCCCCGTCCACCAAGCCGGCGATCACCATCGACCTGTCCCGGTCCAAGGCGAACCTGCCGCTGGTCGGCGGCCTCCCGGCGCTGGCGCACGCCCTGCGCCCCGGCGCCGCCGTCCCGCGCGCGACGGGCGGTCCGACCACCGCGGTCCGCTCGGGCGGCCCGGCGGCCGCGCTGCCCGCCTCGCAGGCGGCGCGGCTGCGCTGA
- a CDS encoding VOC family protein, with the protein MELTQIRLLVSDFPVVYRFYRDVLGLKPQFEAEAGPYAKLSPDVGGAAVALQDRGQMAGVLGRLGAEPEGYRALVALRVDDLGSVCAELASRGAEFVREAAPMGDRMRVAYLEDPEGNLIELQEWLALREDAGSAPVR; encoded by the coding sequence ATGGAACTCACCCAGATACGCCTGCTGGTGTCCGACTTTCCCGTTGTCTACCGCTTCTACCGGGACGTGCTCGGGCTCAAGCCGCAGTTCGAGGCCGAGGCCGGGCCGTATGCCAAGCTCAGTCCGGATGTCGGTGGGGCGGCCGTCGCGTTGCAGGATCGGGGGCAGATGGCCGGGGTGCTGGGGCGGCTGGGGGCGGAGCCGGAGGGGTACCGCGCGCTGGTGGCGCTGCGGGTGGACGACCTGGGGTCCGTCTGTGCTGAACTCGCCTCGCGGGGCGCGGAGTTCGTCCGGGAGGCGGCTCCGATGGGCGACCGGATGCGGGTCGCCTATCTGGAGGACCCGGAAGGGAACCTGATCGAGCTCCAGGAGTGGCTGGCGCTGCGCGAGGACGCGGGCAGCGCGCCGGTGCGGTAG
- a CDS encoding SpoIIE family protein phosphatase: MADSGSFSFDARGLVTAARTGMGIPQAALEDAVGRSALDVLGDLLAAGESEGTPVFQFDTWRNDEGTVISAVGSASSPRSARAQYAYMPAAFDNAAAGLELYDTDLTVLRSNAASLAIRGLPCGEVIDKNAADLDSTLRLSPLLKEVMEEGRAVRASPVVVRHVRMARQTYSVLAFPLREGSTVVGAATIMHNVTESERARSAERLLAVANETVGATLDVMRTARELASVATEDFADVVSVDLVESILHGEEAPLPPLNNDAPMRRAAFVSFADFPSVYAVGEPSRFAFPTPYSQALADTKPRLVDPQGSPSDWHMHDAARSGILRAAGVHSMILVPLVHQGRVLGLVCLYRARRTTTPFDSHDVALAEQIAVRAAVHMENGRRYTRELTAATTLQRKLLPRNLPEVPGVSTAYFWNPGTGQTQWFDVIALSGARVGLAMGQIPKHGLRASVDIGRFRTAFATLARMDLAPDELLAHLDDVTDTIRQEDRASADPKEAPGLGDACCVYAVYDPITGELAVAAANWPAPLVTAPDGTTGPVDLGVGPSLGHHSSYQMFRTILEPHTLLTLYSDSMLRPSYDDDAFALLQHTVAKSADDAQAACDNIVYALMGDHDRARDGGAVLTAAVSRLAKDDYVSWTTPRDRAAIADCRARARSQLETWHLDDQVYATEVMVSELVTNVLNHAAGDPRVRLIRGENLTVEVSDESTSSPHLRHARTQDEGGRGMLITATLASRWGTRFGEEGKTIWVEQELGDQAGAGGAGAVRTSVPAGVELG; this comes from the coding sequence GTGGCGGACAGCGGTTCGTTCAGTTTCGACGCGCGCGGGCTGGTGACGGCCGCGCGCACCGGCATGGGGATTCCGCAGGCCGCCCTCGAAGACGCGGTCGGCCGGTCGGCCCTCGACGTCCTGGGCGACCTGCTGGCGGCCGGCGAGTCCGAGGGCACCCCCGTCTTCCAGTTCGACACCTGGCGGAACGACGAGGGCACCGTGATCTCCGCGGTCGGATCGGCGTCCAGCCCGCGGTCGGCCCGGGCGCAGTACGCCTACATGCCGGCGGCCTTCGACAACGCGGCCGCGGGGCTCGAACTGTACGACACCGATCTGACCGTCCTGCGCAGCAATGCCGCCTCCCTCGCCATCCGCGGCCTGCCGTGCGGCGAGGTGATCGACAAGAACGCGGCGGATCTCGACTCCACGCTACGGCTGAGCCCGCTGCTGAAGGAGGTCATGGAGGAGGGGCGGGCCGTCCGCGCGAGCCCGGTCGTCGTGCGGCACGTCCGCATGGCGCGGCAGACCTACTCCGTCCTGGCCTTTCCGTTGCGCGAGGGCTCGACCGTGGTCGGTGCCGCGACGATCATGCACAATGTGACGGAGAGTGAACGGGCCAGGAGTGCGGAGCGACTGCTCGCCGTGGCGAACGAGACGGTGGGGGCGACACTCGACGTGATGCGGACGGCGCGGGAACTGGCGTCGGTCGCCACCGAGGATTTCGCCGACGTCGTCTCCGTCGACCTGGTGGAATCCATCCTCCACGGCGAGGAAGCCCCGCTGCCCCCGCTGAACAACGACGCACCCATGCGCCGGGCGGCGTTCGTCTCCTTCGCGGACTTCCCCAGTGTGTACGCGGTGGGTGAGCCGAGCCGTTTCGCCTTCCCGACCCCGTACAGCCAGGCCCTCGCGGACACCAAGCCGCGTCTGGTCGATCCCCAGGGCAGCCCGTCGGACTGGCACATGCACGACGCCGCCCGGTCGGGAATCCTGCGTGCGGCCGGGGTGCACTCGATGATCCTGGTCCCGCTGGTGCACCAGGGCCGCGTCCTGGGGCTGGTCTGCCTCTACCGCGCCCGTCGGACCACCACGCCGTTCGACTCCCACGACGTGGCCCTGGCCGAGCAGATCGCCGTCCGTGCGGCCGTCCACATGGAGAACGGCCGCCGCTACACCCGGGAGCTCACCGCCGCGACGACCCTGCAGCGCAAGCTGCTGCCGCGCAATCTCCCCGAGGTGCCCGGGGTGAGCACGGCCTACTTCTGGAATCCGGGCACCGGGCAGACCCAATGGTTCGACGTGATCGCGCTGTCCGGCGCCAGGGTGGGCCTGGCCATGGGCCAGATACCCAAGCACGGCCTGCGGGCCTCGGTGGACATCGGGCGCTTCCGCACCGCCTTCGCCACGCTGGCCAGGATGGACCTGGCCCCGGACGAACTGCTGGCGCACCTGGACGACGTCACCGACACCATCCGGCAGGAGGACCGGGCGTCCGCCGACCCGAAGGAGGCACCCGGGCTGGGTGACGCCTGCTGCGTATACGCGGTCTACGACCCGATCACCGGCGAGCTCGCCGTCGCCGCCGCGAACTGGCCCGCGCCCCTGGTGACCGCCCCGGACGGGACGACCGGCCCGGTCGACCTCGGCGTCGGACCCAGCCTGGGCCACCACTCCAGCTACCAGATGTTCAGGACCATCCTTGAGCCGCACACCCTGCTGACCCTCTACTCCGACTCGATGCTGCGCCCCTCCTACGACGACGACGCCTTCGCCTTGCTCCAGCACACCGTTGCCAAATCGGCGGACGACGCCCAGGCTGCCTGCGACAACATCGTCTACGCGCTCATGGGCGACCACGACCGCGCGCGCGACGGCGGCGCCGTCCTGACCGCGGCGGTCAGCCGCCTCGCGAAGGACGACTACGTGTCCTGGACGACGCCACGTGACCGCGCCGCCATCGCCGACTGCAGGGCCCGCGCACGCAGCCAGCTGGAGACCTGGCACCTGGACGACCAGGTGTACGCCACCGAGGTGATGGTCAGCGAACTGGTGACGAACGTGCTGAACCACGCCGCCGGGGACCCGCGGGTCCGCCTCATCCGCGGCGAGAACCTCACCGTCGAGGTCTCGGACGAGTCGACCAGCTCCCCCCACCTGCGCCACGCACGAACGCAGGACGAGGGCGGCAGGGGAATGCTCATCACCGCCACCCTGGCCAGCCGCTGGGGCACCCGCTTCGGCGAGGAGGGCAAGACGATCTGGGTCGAGCAGGAACTGGGCGACCAGGCAGGCGCCGGGGGTGCGGGTGCGGTGCGGACGTCGGTGCCGGCGGGCGTGGAGTTGGGCTAG
- a CDS encoding VOC family protein: MLRVGSVVLGVSDVPRAAAFWTEALGYVPREEMEDDWVVLVPPAGAGVQIALGLSATPAQEHPRIHLDLYAGDAADQAAEVERLVSLGALRVDWDLYPDDPDFVVLADPDGNRFCVIDTGHH, encoded by the coding sequence ATGCTGAGAGTCGGTTCCGTAGTGCTGGGTGTCTCGGATGTGCCACGTGCGGCCGCCTTCTGGACGGAGGCCCTGGGATACGTGCCGCGCGAGGAGATGGAGGACGACTGGGTGGTCCTGGTGCCGCCGGCGGGAGCCGGGGTGCAGATCGCCCTCGGTCTCAGCGCGACGCCGGCCCAGGAGCACCCCCGGATCCATCTGGACCTCTACGCCGGGGACGCCGCCGACCAGGCGGCCGAGGTCGAGCGGCTGGTGTCCCTGGGCGCCCTGCGCGTCGACTGGGACCTGTACCCGGACGACCCCGACTTCGTCGTGCTCGCCGATCCCGACGGCAACCGCTTCTGCGTCATCGACACCGGTCACCACTGA
- a CDS encoding VOC family protein, which translates to MSRVQLALRVADLEGSIAFYSKLFGTAPAKRRDGYANFAITEPPLKLVLIEGEAGQDTRLDHLGVEVPSPQEVTAATTRLKDAGLATFEENDTSCCYALQDKVWVTAPGRESWEVYTVKADADTLGRSADAAPQACCGTTACCTPGERAVDPARTPQEAKTAAGCACAG; encoded by the coding sequence ATGTCCCGCGTCCAACTCGCCCTGCGCGTCGCCGACCTGGAGGGCTCGATCGCCTTCTACTCCAAGCTGTTCGGCACCGCCCCCGCCAAGCGCCGCGACGGCTACGCCAACTTCGCCATCACCGAGCCCCCGCTCAAGCTCGTCCTCATCGAGGGCGAGGCCGGCCAGGACACCCGCCTGGACCACCTGGGAGTCGAGGTCCCCTCGCCCCAGGAGGTCACCGCGGCCACCACCCGCCTGAAGGACGCGGGCCTGGCCACCTTCGAGGAGAACGACACGTCCTGCTGCTACGCCCTCCAGGACAAGGTCTGGGTCACCGCCCCCGGCCGCGAGTCCTGGGAGGTCTACACCGTCAAGGCCGACGCCGACACCCTCGGCAGGTCCGCAGACGCCGCGCCGCAGGCGTGCTGCGGCACCACCGCCTGCTGCACGCCCGGCGAGCGGGCCGTCGACCCCGCCCGGACTCCGCAGGAGGCCAAGACCGCGGCCGGGTGCGCCTGCGCCGGCTGA
- a CDS encoding metalloregulator ArsR/SmtB family transcription factor, producing the protein MSKQAGLPLLGQDEAACCAPMVREPLGEGAAEGLARMFKALSDPIRLRLLSLIASHEGGEACVCDLLEPFDVSQPTISHHLKVLREAGLVGSERRGTWVYYWVLPAALVQLSAVLQVPAEAALTAAAGA; encoded by the coding sequence ATGTCGAAACAAGCTGGTCTGCCGCTGCTCGGCCAGGACGAGGCGGCGTGCTGCGCGCCGATGGTCCGCGAGCCGCTGGGCGAAGGGGCCGCCGAAGGCCTGGCGCGGATGTTCAAGGCGCTGTCGGACCCGATCCGGCTGCGCCTGCTGTCGCTGATCGCCTCGCACGAGGGCGGCGAGGCATGCGTATGCGACCTGTTGGAGCCGTTCGACGTGTCCCAGCCGACGATCTCCCACCACTTGAAGGTGCTGCGCGAAGCCGGCCTCGTCGGCAGCGAGCGGCGCGGCACCTGGGTCTACTACTGGGTGCTGCCCGCGGCCCTGGTGCAGCTGTCCGCCGTACTGCAGGTCCCCGCCGAGGCCGCGCTGACCGCGGCCGCCGGGGCATGA
- a CDS encoding aquaporin family protein, whose translation MSARVPLPRRAAAEAVGTAALVAVVVGSGIQATELTRDVGVQLLANSLATVLGLGVLIALLGPVSGAHFNPAVSLAAWATRRRGGEGLALREVAAYIPAQIGGAVAGAMLADAMFAEPVVRFSGHDRSAGHLWLAEAVATAGLVWLIFGLARTGRARLAPVAVPAWIGAAYWFTSSTSFANPAVTIGRAFTDTFAGIAPASVPAFLAAQLAGAGIGLLLVAAVFGRSVPYDGRPDPLPASRSGSRPAEESALT comes from the coding sequence ATGAGCGCCCGGGTCCCGCTCCCGCGCCGGGCGGCCGCGGAAGCTGTCGGCACGGCCGCGCTGGTCGCCGTGGTGGTCGGTTCGGGCATCCAGGCCACCGAGTTGACCCGGGATGTCGGGGTGCAGCTGCTGGCGAACTCCCTCGCCACCGTCCTCGGCCTGGGGGTGCTGATCGCGCTGCTCGGACCGGTCTCGGGCGCGCACTTCAACCCGGCGGTCTCGCTGGCCGCCTGGGCCACGAGGCGCCGGGGCGGCGAGGGCCTGGCCCTGCGTGAGGTCGCCGCCTACATACCCGCGCAGATCGGCGGGGCCGTCGCCGGCGCGATGCTGGCCGACGCGATGTTCGCCGAACCCGTGGTGCGCTTCTCCGGCCACGACCGGTCGGCCGGCCACCTGTGGCTGGCCGAAGCCGTGGCCACGGCCGGGCTGGTCTGGCTGATCTTCGGACTGGCCCGCACCGGCCGCGCCCGTCTTGCACCGGTCGCGGTCCCCGCCTGGATCGGGGCGGCCTACTGGTTCACCTCCTCGACGTCCTTCGCCAACCCGGCCGTGACGATCGGCCGGGCCTTCACCGACACCTTCGCCGGTATCGCGCCCGCCTCCGTCCCGGCCTTCCTCGCCGCACAGCTCGCCGGCGCCGGGATCGGCCTGCTCCTGGTCGCCGCCGTCTTCGGCCGCTCCGTCCCTTACGACGGCCGGCCTGACCCCCTACCTGCCTCCCGATCCGGCTCCCGACCCGCCGAAGAAAGCGCCCTGACCTGA
- a CDS encoding arsenate reductase ArsC, producing MNTPAPGLPEPAVPSVLFVCVHNAGRSQMAAAFLTHAAGGRVQVRSAGSTPADAVNPSVVEAMREVGIDISAETPKVLTVEAVHASDVVITMGCGDTCPVFPGKRYLDWTLDDPAGQGVDAVRPIRDEIGRRVTVLLADLGIPATA from the coding sequence ATGAACACGCCTGCCCCCGGCCTCCCCGAACCTGCCGTGCCGTCCGTGCTTTTCGTGTGCGTGCACAATGCCGGCCGCTCCCAGATGGCCGCCGCTTTCCTCACCCACGCGGCCGGCGGCCGCGTGCAGGTCCGCTCGGCCGGCTCCACCCCGGCGGACGCGGTCAACCCGAGCGTCGTGGAAGCCATGCGCGAGGTCGGCATCGACATCTCCGCAGAGACCCCCAAGGTCCTCACCGTCGAGGCGGTGCACGCCTCGGACGTGGTGATCACCATGGGCTGCGGAGACACCTGCCCGGTCTTCCCCGGCAAGCGCTACCTGGACTGGACGCTGGACGACCCCGCCGGGCAGGGCGTCGACGCCGTACGGCCGATCCGCGACGAGATCGGCCGGCGCGTCACCGTCCTCCTCGCCGACCTCGGCATTCCCGCGACGGCATGA
- a CDS encoding cysteine hydrolase, with product MDERNGLGVPRSLQEACDPPRLALLVYDMQVGVLDQISDRDRVIGRAAAVVEAARAAGVRTFFLRHITLPVELMGASQLRMWRGWQRTESAAEVVSPFPPDAAQSQIVPELRPAGRDAVLDKITMSAFEGTWLDIALRDCGITTVAVVGAAMEIGIEPTARHAADLGYIPVVITDACGAGNVEAAERSLAALSFAGDSILTTTEEFRAALARR from the coding sequence GTGGATGAGCGAAATGGCCTCGGCGTACCGCGTTCTCTTCAGGAGGCGTGCGATCCGCCGCGACTGGCCCTGCTGGTGTACGACATGCAGGTCGGCGTCCTGGACCAGATCAGCGACCGCGACCGCGTCATCGGCCGGGCGGCGGCCGTGGTCGAGGCCGCCCGAGCCGCCGGGGTCCGTACGTTCTTCCTGCGCCACATCACCCTTCCCGTCGAGCTGATGGGCGCCTCCCAACTGCGGATGTGGCGCGGCTGGCAGCGAACCGAGAGCGCGGCCGAGGTGGTTTCGCCCTTCCCGCCGGACGCGGCGCAGAGCCAGATCGTCCCCGAGCTGCGGCCGGCGGGGCGCGACGCGGTTCTGGACAAGATCACGATGTCGGCCTTCGAGGGCACATGGCTCGACATCGCCCTGCGGGACTGCGGAATCACGACGGTGGCTGTCGTCGGCGCCGCCATGGAGATCGGCATCGAACCAACCGCCCGTCACGCGGCGGACCTGGGCTACATCCCGGTGGTGATCACCGATGCCTGCGGGGCGGGCAATGTCGAGGCCGCCGAGCGGTCTCTGGCGGCGTTGAGCTTCGCCGGGGACTCCATCCTGACGACCACCGAGGAATTCCGCGCCGCACTCGCGCGTCGCTGA
- a CDS encoding MFS transporter, whose amino-acid sequence MPARHVGPDLRQRALVPVLVFLGTVVAVISSLGAPLVPTIAAVDHVSLADAQWSLTITLLVGSVATPVMGRLGDGPHRRRVVLGAIAVVLAGSVLAALPLGFGFLVAGRGLQGVGLGLIPLAIATARDVLPPERSRPAVALLSITTVAGVGLGYPLTGLITESMGVHAGFWFGAIISGLALLAAALVVPKVGGREKRPLDAPGAALLAVGLASLLLALSEGEVWGWTSARVLGLALFALALLVGWSFHELRTAHPLVDLRTLRNRSVLTANVAGLIAGVAMYMLMSMVTRFVQTPSATGYGFGTSVLVTGLVLLPFSAASVASSKLVPLLARRTSTAMVLPIGCGISLLSMVVFLFARGSLWELFAVMGIAGLGVGCTFAVMPGLIVNAVPAHETGSAISFNQVLRTIGYTTGSVLSAVVLEAHTASGQLLPANSGYEAAAWLGCAIWVVTGVITIVLPRRFAAARRPVTPVTVDEEILMDESIADAQTAEDSAHPAPGRRSGR is encoded by the coding sequence ATGCCTGCCCGACACGTAGGGCCTGACCTGCGGCAGCGTGCGTTGGTTCCGGTGCTGGTCTTCCTCGGCACCGTGGTCGCGGTGATCAGCAGCCTGGGGGCTCCGCTGGTGCCGACCATCGCCGCCGTGGACCATGTGTCGCTGGCCGACGCGCAGTGGTCGCTCACGATCACGCTGCTGGTCGGATCGGTCGCCACCCCCGTGATGGGACGCCTGGGCGACGGACCGCACCGGCGGCGGGTGGTGCTGGGGGCGATCGCGGTGGTGCTGGCCGGCAGTGTGCTGGCGGCGCTGCCGCTGGGGTTCGGCTTCCTGGTCGCCGGGCGCGGGCTGCAAGGGGTCGGCCTCGGGCTGATCCCGCTGGCCATCGCCACCGCACGCGACGTGCTGCCGCCCGAGCGGTCACGCCCTGCGGTGGCGCTGCTCTCCATCACCACCGTGGCCGGTGTCGGCCTCGGCTACCCGCTCACCGGCCTGATCACCGAGTCGATGGGCGTCCACGCGGGCTTCTGGTTCGGGGCGATCATCAGCGGTCTCGCCCTGCTGGCCGCCGCGCTGGTCGTGCCCAAGGTGGGCGGACGGGAGAAGCGGCCGCTGGACGCCCCGGGGGCGGCGCTGCTCGCCGTCGGGCTGGCCTCGCTGCTGCTCGCGCTGAGCGAGGGCGAGGTCTGGGGCTGGACGTCGGCACGGGTGCTGGGCCTGGCCCTGTTCGCGCTGGCGCTGCTGGTCGGCTGGAGCTTCCACGAGCTGCGTACCGCGCACCCGCTGGTGGACCTGCGGACGCTGCGCAACCGGTCGGTGCTGACGGCCAACGTCGCCGGGCTGATAGCCGGCGTGGCGATGTACATGCTGATGTCGATGGTCACCCGCTTCGTGCAGACCCCGAGCGCCACCGGCTACGGCTTCGGCACCTCGGTGCTGGTCACCGGGCTGGTGCTGCTGCCCTTCTCCGCCGCGAGCGTGGCCTCCAGCAAGCTGGTGCCGCTGCTGGCCCGGCGGACCTCCACGGCGATGGTGCTGCCGATCGGCTGCGGGATCTCGCTCCTGTCGATGGTGGTGTTCCTCTTCGCCCGGGGCAGCCTGTGGGAGCTGTTCGCGGTCATGGGCATCGCCGGACTCGGCGTCGGCTGCACCTTCGCCGTGATGCCGGGACTGATCGTCAACGCCGTGCCCGCGCACGAGACCGGCAGCGCCATCAGCTTCAACCAGGTGCTGCGCACCATCGGCTACACCACCGGCAGCGTACTGAGCGCCGTCGTCCTGGAGGCGCACACCGCCTCCGGTCAACTGCTGCCGGCCAACAGCGGCTACGAGGCGGCCGCCTGGCTGGGGTGTGCGATCTGGGTGGTCACCGGTGTCATTACGATCGTCCTGCCGCGGCGCTTCGCCGCGGCGCGGCGCCCCGTGACCCCCGTGACCGTGGACGAGGAAATCCTGATGGACGAGAGCATCGCCGACGCGCAGACCGCCGAGGACAGTGCCCACCCGGCGCCGGGCCGCCGGTCCGGCCGGTGA